Proteins encoded together in one Astatotilapia calliptera chromosome 7, fAstCal1.2, whole genome shotgun sequence window:
- the LOC113024930 gene encoding uncharacterized protein LOC113024930, translating to MKQLYTVPFERNSERVKELRRQYVQRVMELEANQAPHEFIYIDEAGFNLAKRRRRGRNVIGKRATVDVPGQRGANITMCAAIANAGLLLHKCQVGPYNTERLLAFLNDLHQRLVPEQGQEGENMRTFVITWDNVAFHHSQAITTWFEVHPRLVSLFLPPYSPFLNPIEEFFSAWRWKVYDHQPHDQMSLLEPMDAGSRDITVDDCQGWIRHTRRFYPRCIDLADIRCDVDENMWPNPEDRRD from the exons atgaagcagctctacacTGTTCCctttgagaggaacagtgagagggtCAAGGAGCTACGACGACAATATGTCCAG AGAGTTATGGAATTGGAGGCCAACCAGGCCCCTCATGAATTCATATACATCGATGAGGCAGGATTCAATCTGGCCAAAAGGCGTCGACGTGGACGAAATGTAATTGGAAAAAGGGCCACAGTTGATGTGCCAGGACAGAGAGGGGCAAACATTACCATGTGTGCAGCAATTGCAAATGCAGGATTACTCCTTCACAAATGTCAGGTTGGACCCTATAATACAGAGCGCTTGCTTGCCTTTCTCAATGATCTCCACCAGCGCCTGGTTCCAGAGCAGGGTCAGGAGGGTGAAAACATGAGGACCTTTGTAATTACCTGGGACAATGTGGCTTTCCATCACTCGCAAGCAATAACAACATGGTTTGAAGTCCACCCAAGACTGGTGAGTCTCTTCCTTCCACCCTATTCACCtttcctcaaccccatagaggaGTTCTTTTCTGCATGGCGGTGGAAGGTTTATGACCATCAGCCACATGACCAGATGTCCCTCCTTGAACCCATGGATGCTGGCTCCAGGGACATCACAGTTGACGATTGCCAAGGGTGGATCCGACATACCAGGCGGTTTTATCCCAGGTGCATCGACTTGGCTGACATCAGatgtgatgttgatgaaaacatgtGGCCTAACCCTGAAGATCGCAGAGATTAG